Proteins encoded within one genomic window of Elusimicrobiota bacterium:
- a CDS encoding histidine--tRNA ligase produces the protein MTRPNAPRGTRDIIDHELRSFRRLEEGAENCFARYGYDEIRPPSFESADLFSRAVGDTTDIVEKEMYLFQDRGGRSLALRPEGTAGVVRAYLEHGWDQTAPVKKLWYGGPMFRAERPQAGRYREFWQIGGECFGNPSPQADAETLFLVRDILAAAGLRVGVRFLVNSIGCAQCRPAYRGALTAYLTARQSDLCENCVRRLERNPLRALDCKVDGPKFGDAPLMADHLCEACRVHRDDVYALLKGAGFPFEDSPRLVRGLDYYTRTVFEVTAPGQGSQDAIGAGGRYDGLVKLLGGPDTPAMGFALGVDRVARALEAQGVVFPVSPKIFVAQAGQGTGVTAFRLAQELRSHPSRFPVSIEIGASTKSLKAQFRAADGWGADGLILVGEEELKKGSVVLKDLRRHTQEEVPLVEVVSRVFNRLSMESSS, from the coding sequence ATGACACGCCCCAACGCTCCCCGGGGGACCCGGGACATCATCGATCACGAACTCCGTTCCTTTCGTCGTTTGGAAGAGGGCGCGGAGAATTGTTTTGCCCGATACGGGTATGACGAGATACGTCCCCCCTCTTTTGAAAGCGCTGACCTATTTTCCCGAGCGGTGGGCGATACCACCGATATCGTGGAGAAAGAAATGTATCTCTTCCAGGACCGCGGCGGCCGGTCCCTGGCCCTTCGGCCGGAGGGAACGGCGGGGGTGGTGCGGGCCTATTTAGAGCACGGGTGGGACCAAACCGCACCGGTGAAAAAACTTTGGTATGGGGGGCCCATGTTCCGGGCCGAACGGCCCCAGGCCGGTCGCTATCGGGAATTTTGGCAGATCGGGGGTGAATGTTTCGGCAACCCGTCCCCCCAGGCGGACGCGGAGACCCTTTTTTTGGTGCGAGACATCTTGGCCGCCGCGGGTCTCAGGGTGGGGGTTCGGTTCTTGGTGAACTCGATCGGATGCGCCCAATGCCGTCCCGCGTATCGGGGTGCCTTGACCGCCTATCTCACCGCACGTCAATCGGATCTTTGTGAGAACTGCGTCCGTCGTTTGGAACGGAACCCGCTCCGGGCTTTAGATTGTAAAGTGGACGGGCCAAAATTCGGGGACGCTCCCCTCATGGCGGACCATTTGTGTGAGGCCTGCCGCGTCCATCGGGACGACGTTTACGCGCTCCTGAAAGGGGCGGGGTTTCCCTTTGAAGATTCACCCCGGTTGGTGCGGGGTTTGGACTATTACACCCGAACCGTGTTCGAGGTGACCGCCCCCGGCCAGGGGTCCCAAGACGCCATCGGTGCGGGGGGCCGTTACGACGGGTTGGTGAAACTGTTGGGGGGGCCCGACACGCCGGCCATGGGATTTGCGCTTGGGGTGGATCGGGTCGCGCGGGCCCTGGAAGCCCAGGGGGTGGTGTTCCCCGTTTCCCCGAAAATATTTGTCGCCCAGGCAGGCCAGGGGACAGGTGTGACCGCCTTTCGGTTGGCGCAAGAACTTCGCAGCCATCCAAGCCGGTTTCCTGTTTCCATCGAAATAGGGGCTTCCACCAAAAGCTTGAAAGCCCAATTTCGGGCGGCGGATGGGTGGGGGGCGGATGGGTTGATTTTGGTTGGAGAAGAGGAACTGAAAAAGGGTTCCGTTGTCCTTAAGGATTTGCGCCGTCACACCCAAGAAGAGGTCCCCTTGGTTGAGGTGGTGTCCCGGGTGTTTAATCGTCTTTCCATGGAGTCTTCCTCATGA
- a CDS encoding carboxypeptidase regulatory-like domain-containing protein: protein MVTGRPIPRTTAGVTLIELLVMSVIASLVGLTVIQGFSGISRGIIATRFKSLATQLANEKMQSLKNTSYYRLRVSSHTVVPTALSALSPSVWSDESNYSPTVSIINGVTFTAYAMVERVKKNASETLDLKAWDSTDTGLKRITLDVVWRERDAWKRFQLTNLLENPNRGESEGDFVGTVTDNATATPLSGAMVDIAENPSMNAVSGGTGNYRLGVRQGTYTLRASKPGYFTKTSANNVISSTTTQVTVNFALNAMSSGTISGSVWHNDHLVISRVCGYKLTGPTAQEYVEIFNPTTWTWTVDGAIGLTFQRRLAQDPWPIPIALNYAPGGSLIPPGKFYLFASQSVLNIDGTPVSADAVWNTTIGGAACNTGAVVNDDCFPYFDAGAGVYNILPTNGTDGAFEGAGVLTLTSLSTGMVLDRVGWQGAGWNNPASSETLPVSDQFGLQANEIYYRKSDTGGALSSTVGPAYDSGNNSLDWAVNNGAPHSPPRASASPALPVRTGIPSNGALIFADDGLSQMTQAALTGSPPEARFTLSSVATGTWTVSASSGNFFLSFSTPIGAGVNLSTSVVMNTSTLYGFASGRVVDALGLGGLAGISISPGVGLTNGLGFFNVPLFPGAQTLTANKGSTNPNYTETSLPITIVRGQSSSNHTLYLSGGARIQGLLTIDGVTPLPNVPVEVTNVGTGMTMDNAISNPSGLFSVSVPVGTYAVRPTVEFGESISPDTPAVNANVGGSTVFAATYTVTSAYGTLTGKVTHQGKPITTGVLLMASVVAVPASPPPIDSSFRGSGTLYYSGSSRSDGTYSFKIQNGTYFVTGWYTTFNGNTPTVTRKDLTNVVIAPRTTTTRDIAW, encoded by the coding sequence ATGGTGACGGGCCGACCCATTCCACGGACAACCGCGGGAGTCACCCTTATTGAACTTTTGGTGATGAGCGTGATCGCTTCGCTCGTTGGATTAACCGTCATTCAAGGGTTTTCGGGCATTAGCCGCGGAATCATTGCCACTCGATTCAAGTCCCTGGCCACCCAGTTGGCCAACGAAAAGATGCAGTCTCTTAAGAACACCTCCTATTATCGATTGAGGGTTTCCAGCCACACCGTTGTTCCCACCGCGCTGAGCGCCCTCTCTCCCTCCGTCTGGAGTGACGAATCCAATTATTCGCCTACGGTCTCCATCATCAACGGGGTCACATTTACCGCTTACGCGATGGTCGAGCGGGTCAAAAAAAATGCTTCGGAAACCCTTGATCTGAAAGCCTGGGATTCCACCGACACTGGATTAAAACGGATTACCCTGGACGTTGTCTGGAGAGAGCGCGACGCCTGGAAAAGATTTCAGTTGACCAACCTCTTGGAAAATCCGAACCGGGGAGAATCTGAAGGCGATTTTGTGGGAACGGTGACGGACAACGCCACCGCCACTCCCCTTTCCGGAGCGATGGTGGACATCGCGGAAAATCCGTCGATGAATGCCGTTAGCGGGGGAACAGGGAACTACCGTCTCGGCGTTCGACAGGGGACGTACACCCTCCGCGCCTCGAAACCGGGATATTTCACAAAAACAAGCGCCAACAACGTCATCAGCAGCACCACCACCCAAGTGACCGTCAATTTCGCGTTGAACGCCATGTCTTCAGGAACGATCTCAGGAAGCGTTTGGCACAACGACCATTTGGTGATCAGTCGAGTCTGTGGGTATAAACTTACGGGTCCCACCGCTCAGGAATATGTGGAAATTTTTAATCCAACCACGTGGACATGGACCGTTGATGGAGCCATTGGACTCACGTTCCAACGCCGCCTCGCCCAGGACCCGTGGCCCATCCCCATCGCCCTGAACTACGCGCCGGGGGGATCGCTCATCCCTCCTGGAAAATTTTATTTATTCGCCAGCCAGTCTGTCCTCAACATTGACGGAACACCCGTTTCGGCTGACGCGGTATGGAACACAACCATTGGGGGAGCCGCCTGCAACACGGGAGCGGTGGTGAACGACGATTGCTTTCCTTATTTCGACGCCGGGGCAGGTGTCTACAACATCTTACCGACCAACGGAACAGACGGGGCCTTTGAAGGCGCGGGAGTCCTCACCCTCACGTCCCTTTCCACGGGCATGGTTTTGGACCGAGTGGGCTGGCAGGGGGCTGGATGGAACAACCCCGCGTCCAGCGAAACGCTTCCCGTCTCAGATCAATTTGGCCTCCAGGCCAACGAGATCTATTACCGAAAAAGCGATACAGGCGGGGCCCTCTCGTCCACGGTGGGCCCCGCCTACGACAGCGGGAACAACTCCCTTGATTGGGCTGTAAACAACGGGGCCCCCCATTCCCCCCCACGCGCCAGCGCCTCACCCGCACTTCCCGTGAGGACCGGAATTCCCTCCAACGGGGCTTTGATTTTTGCGGACGATGGACTTTCACAAATGACTCAAGCCGCGTTGACAGGGTCACCCCCCGAAGCACGGTTCACCCTTTCCTCCGTGGCCACTGGAACCTGGACCGTGAGCGCGTCGTCTGGAAATTTTTTTCTTAGCTTTTCCACCCCCATCGGCGCCGGGGTGAACCTTTCCACCTCGGTGGTTATGAACACCTCCACCCTCTACGGGTTCGCCAGCGGCCGGGTGGTGGACGCCTTAGGGCTGGGGGGCCTCGCGGGAATTTCAATTTCACCAGGTGTCGGCTTAACGAATGGCCTTGGATTTTTCAACGTCCCTCTTTTCCCAGGAGCCCAGACCTTGACCGCCAATAAAGGAAGCACGAACCCCAATTACACAGAGACCTCTCTCCCGATCACCATTGTGCGGGGCCAATCGTCATCGAACCACACGCTCTACCTCAGCGGAGGAGCTCGCATCCAAGGGCTCTTGACCATTGATGGGGTCACCCCGCTCCCCAATGTCCCGGTGGAAGTGACCAACGTGGGCACAGGAATGACCATGGACAACGCCATTTCAAACCCGAGCGGACTGTTCTCTGTCTCTGTTCCCGTCGGCACCTACGCTGTCCGGCCGACCGTCGAATTTGGGGAGTCCATTTCTCCGGACACCCCGGCCGTTAACGCGAACGTGGGCGGGAGCACTGTTTTTGCCGCCACCTACACGGTCACATCGGCTTACGGGACACTGACGGGGAAGGTCACTCACCAAGGCAAACCCATCACCACGGGGGTCCTTCTGATGGCCAGCGTCGTGGCGGTTCCGGCTTCTCCTCCCCCAATAGACAGCAGCTTCCGCGGATCAGGAACGCTTTACTACAGCGGTTCCTCCCGTTCCGATGGGACGTATTCTTTTAAAATTCAAAACGGGACCTATTTTGTCACCGGGTGGTACACTACTTTTAACGGCAACACACCCACCGTCACTCGCAAAGACCTCACCAACGTGGTGATTGCCCCACG